The segment CCAAAGCTAGGTGCTTCTGCTAACCTTATATTCCTAGGTATAGCTGTTTTATATACTTTATCTTTAAAGTATTTATTTACTTCTGATGCTACTTCATTGCATAATTTTGTTCTATTATCATACATACTCATTAAAACACCTTCAACCTCTAAATCTTTGTTTAAAGATTTCTTAACTAATTGAATAGTATTTATTAGTTGTCCGACTCCTTCTAATGCATAAAATTCACATTGTATAGGAATTAAAACACTATTTGATGCAATTAAAGCATTAATTGTTAAGAAACCTAATGATGGCGGACAATCTATGAACACATACTCAAACTCATTTTTCAATTTTTTAATTTTTCTTTTTAATATAGTTTCTCTTTCCTTTACATCTATAAGTTCTACCTCAGCCCCAACTAAATCCATATTGGATGGCACTATAAAAAAATTATTTATAAGTTCACTTTCAATCATTGCATCTCCTATAGAAATATCCGAAGTCATTACATCATATATGGAATATTTAATTTTACTTTTGTCAATTCCAAGTCCACTTGTGGTGTTTCCTTGTGGGTCTATATCTATAGCTAAGACTTTATGTCCATCCATAGCTAAACTAGCACACAAGTTTATATTAGTAGTAGTCTTACCTACCCCTCCCTTTTGATTAAAAATACATATAACTTTCATTTTCTTCCCCCCAAAATACACCTTTTTCTTTAAATGTTTTTTAACAATTTTTATTTGCATATGAAGTTTTATACTATTGTTATATCTATTATAATATCTTATATTATTTTTATAAATATGTATAAAACAAAAAAACCTAAAATTTCTACAAATTAAAGAAATTTTAGGTTAATGTTTCACGTGAAACATATTAATACACTATTTTTTAGGAATATTTATTATAACTTGTATCTTATCTTCTGAATCTTTTGTTCTATAGGTAGCTTGTACACCGTATTTATCAAATACTTGCTTAACTGTATTTACATAAACTCTTGGAGCAAATATACCTTTTATTTTCTTTTTTCCATCAGAAGCAAGTTCTTTTCCAGCAAGCTTTAATAATTCTTTATTTATTAATTCCTCTGTTTTCTTTACATTTAATCCTCTTTTTATAACAATTTTTAAAACTTTCTTTTGTAATTCTTTTGTAGGTAATTTTAGTAGTGCTCTTGCATGTCTTTCTGTTAGATTATTTTCTAAAACACTTTTTCTTATTTCTTCATCTAACTTTAATATTCTTAATTTGTTAGCAATAGTGGATTGTTTTTTACCAATAATGCTAGCTAATTGCGATTGTGTATATTCATGTTCTTGTATAAGATTATAGTATGCTTCTGCCTCTTCTAAAAAACTTAAATCTTCTCTTTGTATATTCTCTAGTAGAGCAATAGCTGCTGAATCTTTATCGCAAATATCTATAACAATAACAGGTACCTCTTTTAATCCTATTTTAGTTGCCGCTCTAAATCTTCTTTCTCCTGCAATAAGTTCATACTTATTATCTTCTAATTTTCTAACAGAAAGAGGTTGAATTATGCCATAGTTTTTTATAGATTTACCTAATTCATCAATAGTTTCCTCATTAAAATATTTTCTAGGTTGATAAGCATTTGGAATAATTATATCAGTAGATATATACTCAACATCTTTTTTCATAAATTCCCCATCCCTCTATAATTTACTAATTACAATACTATTCTAACATTAAATTCCTAAAATTTAATGTTTATTTTAAAGTTTTTATAAAAATTTATACTAGAGGTTTTTTTGTAGCAGTTCCTGCTTTTCTTGGATACTGCTTAGGTGTATTTTTTATTTTCTTTATAATAACTAAGTTGTGTTTTAAATCACTATTTTCTATTTCTACTTCTCCAATTTCTTCTAACTTACCACCTAAAATAGATATAGCTTTTTTAGCTATTTTTACTTCTTCATCAACAGATGGTCCTTTTAAAGCTACAAAATATCCACCAACTTTAACATATGGTAAACAAAATTCACTTAATGAAGCTAAATTTGCAACAGCCCTTGAAACTACTGCATCAAATTGTTCTCTATATTTAACGTTTCTTGAGAATTCTTCAGCCCTACCGTGAATAGTTTCTACATCGTCAATACCTATTTTACACAAAATATCATCTAATACATTTATTCTCTTTTTTAAAGAGTCAAGAAGTACCATTTCAACTTCTGGTCTTATTATTTTCATAGGTATACCTGGAAATCCTCCGCCAGTTCCTATATCAATTATTTTATTTGCTTTTTTTAAGTATTCGAATTGAAATATCTTCATAGAATCTATGAAATGTTTCTTTATTATTTCTTCATCTTCAGTTATAGCAGTAAGATTAACTTTACTATTCCAATCTTTTAGTAAATCTTTATATTTTATAAATTGGTAATACTTTTTATCATTAAATTCTAATCCCATACTGCTAGCAGCAACCTTTAATATATCATAATATTGATTTTCACTATTCAATTGGAATTAATCCTCCTTATTACTATTGTTTCTATTATATTGTTCTAATACTATTAGGAGTACAGATATATCCGCAGGAGATACCCCTGAAATTCTAGATGCCTGACCAATACTTACAGGCTTTATCTTATCTAATTTTTGAACAGCTTCTTTTCTAAGCCCTTTAACTTCAGTGTAATCAAATTCCTTTGGTATTAATCTATTTTCTAATTTTTTAAATTGATCTACTTGCTCTAACTGCTTTTGAATATATCCTTCATATTTAGATATAATATTAACCTGTTCTTGTACATCTCTTGGAAGTTGTGGTCTATTCTCATCTAATTTTTCTACAACAAAGTAATTTAATTCTGGTCTTTTAATAAGTTCATATAAACTTATTGGCTTTTTCAAAGCTGATGAATTTATATTTTCTAAAAACTTATTAACTTCTTGTTTATTTGTTATTTGTATGCTTTTTAATCTCTCAATTTCATTTTCTATATCAGTTTTTCTTTTTGTAAATTTATTATATCTTTCATCTTTAACAAGCCCTATCTTGCGTCCCATTTCTGTAAGTCTCAAATCTGCATTATCTTGTCTTAATAATAATCTATACTCTGCACGAGATGTCATCATTCTGTAAGGTTCTTGAGTTCCCTTAGTCACTAAATCATCAATTAAGACTCCAATATAGGCATCAGATCTTTTTAAGATTAAAGGTTTTTCTCCTCTTAGCTTTAATGCTGCATTTATACCAGCTATAAGACCTTGACATCCTGCTTCTTCATATCCTGAACTTCCATTCATTTGACCAGCAGAAAATAGTCCATCTATTTCTTTAAACTCTAGAGATAGTTCAAGTTGTGTTGGATCTATACAATCATATTCTATAGCATATGCTGTTCTCATCATTTCAGCATTTTCAAGCCCTGGTACACTTCTAAGCATCTTAATTTGAACATCCTCTGGAAGAGAACTTGACATTCCTCCAACATATAATTCCTCTGTGTTTTCTCCTTCTGGTTCAATAAAAATTTGATGTTTATCTTTTTCTGGAAATCTCATTATTTTATCTTCAAAAGAAGGACAATATCTTGGTCCAACACTTTT is part of the Clostridium botulinum genome and harbors:
- a CDS encoding ParA family protein, which translates into the protein MKVICIFNQKGGVGKTTTNINLCASLAMDGHKVLAIDIDPQGNTTSGLGIDKSKIKYSIYDVMTSDISIGDAMIESELINNFFIVPSNMDLVGAEVELIDVKERETILKRKIKKLKNEFEYVFIDCPPSLGFLTINALIASNSVLIPIQCEFYALEGVGQLINTIQLVKKSLNKDLEVEGVLMSMYDNRTKLCNEVASEVNKYFKDKVYKTAIPRNIRLAEAPSFGLPIILYDDKCKGAEAYKNLLEEFLKRQEKEVMNVE
- the rsmG gene encoding 16S rRNA (guanine(527)-N(7))-methyltransferase RsmG — translated: MNSENQYYDILKVAASSMGLEFNDKKYYQFIKYKDLLKDWNSKVNLTAITEDEEIIKKHFIDSMKIFQFEYLKKANKIIDIGTGGGFPGIPMKIIRPEVEMVLLDSLKKRINVLDDILCKIGIDDVETIHGRAEEFSRNVKYREQFDAVVSRAVANLASLSEFCLPYVKVGGYFVALKGPSVDEEVKIAKKAISILGGKLEEIGEVEIENSDLKHNLVIIKKIKNTPKQYPRKAGTATKKPLV
- the mnmG gene encoding tRNA uridine-5-carboxymethylaminomethyl(34) synthesis enzyme MnmG; translated protein: MSYFAGEFDVAVIGAGHAGCEAALASARLGINTIVFATDLASVAMMACNPNIGGTAKGHLVREIDALGGEMGINIDHTYIQSRMLNTSKGPAVHSLRAQADKKKYSERMKHVLETTENLNLKQAEVIEVDIENGKVKGVLTKNGAYYKVKAAILCTGVYLKSRIIIGDINYEGGPSGLAPANMLSQSLIDSGIKLTRFKTGTPARINRRSVDFSKMIEQKGDDDIVPFSFMSENIEKDQISCYLTYSGDETKKVVLENIDRSPLYNGSIKSVGPRYCPSFEDKIMRFPEKDKHQIFIEPEGENTEELYVGGMSSSLPEDVQIKMLRSVPGLENAEMMRTAYAIEYDCIDPTQLELSLEFKEIDGLFSAGQMNGSSGYEEAGCQGLIAGINAALKLRGEKPLILKRSDAYIGVLIDDLVTKGTQEPYRMMTSRAEYRLLLRQDNADLRLTEMGRKIGLVKDERYNKFTKRKTDIENEIERLKSIQITNKQEVNKFLENINSSALKKPISLYELIKRPELNYFVVEKLDENRPQLPRDVQEQVNIISKYEGYIQKQLEQVDQFKKLENRLIPKEFDYTEVKGLRKEAVQKLDKIKPVSIGQASRISGVSPADISVLLIVLEQYNRNNSNKED
- the noc gene encoding nucleoid occlusion protein translates to MKKDVEYISTDIIIPNAYQPRKYFNEETIDELGKSIKNYGIIQPLSVRKLEDNKYELIAGERRFRAATKIGLKEVPVIVIDICDKDSAAIALLENIQREDLSFLEEAEAYYNLIQEHEYTQSQLASIIGKKQSTIANKLRILKLDEEIRKSVLENNLTERHARALLKLPTKELQKKVLKIVIKRGLNVKKTEELINKELLKLAGKELASDGKKKIKGIFAPRVYVNTVKQVFDKYGVQATYRTKDSEDKIQVIINIPKK